A genomic segment from Candidatus Zixiibacteriota bacterium encodes:
- the lpxA gene encoding acyl-ACP--UDP-N-acetylglucosamine O-acyltransferase — translation MNNIHSTATVSPGAELAGSVTVGPYTVIEDDVQIGEGSSIASSALIASGARIGQNVKISHGAVIATEPQDLKFGGEKTLVKIGDRTQIREYVTINRGTVAHGETSIGEDCLLMAYSHVAHDCIVGNHVIMANSVNLAGHIEIGDWAILGGVLPVHQFVKIGAHAMVGGGFRVQQDICPYALVGGYPLKVVGINAIGLKRRGFKPEVIKAIDQTFKILFFSKLNTSQALERIRSEVEITLEVQSILDFISKSDRGIVK, via the coding sequence ATGAACAATATACACTCTACCGCAACCGTTTCTCCCGGAGCCGAGCTGGCCGGATCGGTTACAGTCGGCCCGTACACCGTCATAGAAGATGATGTTCAAATTGGCGAGGGGAGTTCTATCGCATCGTCGGCCCTCATTGCTTCCGGCGCCCGTATCGGGCAGAACGTGAAAATATCGCACGGGGCTGTGATTGCCACCGAGCCTCAGGATCTCAAGTTCGGCGGAGAGAAGACCCTGGTGAAAATTGGCGATCGCACGCAGATTCGTGAGTATGTCACTATCAATCGAGGCACGGTCGCTCACGGAGAGACCTCGATTGGCGAAGATTGTCTGCTCATGGCGTATTCTCACGTCGCCCACGATTGTATTGTGGGCAATCACGTTATCATGGCCAACTCCGTGAATCTGGCCGGGCACATTGAAATCGGCGACTGGGCCATTCTCGGCGGAGTTCTTCCTGTGCACCAGTTCGTGAAGATTGGCGCTCACGCCATGGTCGGCGGCGGTTTCAGGGTGCAGCAGGATATCTGCCCCTACGCGTTGGTGGGCGGCTACCCCCTGAAGGTGGTCGGCATAAACGCCATTGGTCTCAAACGGCGTGGCTTCAAGCCCGAAGTAATCAAGGCTATCGACCAGACCTTCAAAATTCTATTCTTCAGCAAACTCAACACCTCGCAGGCTCTGGAGCGAATACGCAGCGAAGTCGAGATCACTTTGGAGGTTCAATCGATACTCGACTTTATCAGCAAGTCCGACCGGGGTATCGTCAAGTAA
- the lpxB gene encoding lipid-A-disaccharide synthase — protein sequence MDTTDIFLSAGDPSGDNAAARLVESLRQIKPECQIFGLGGNRLRKLGQHQLARPQDLAVLGFWEVAKRARFFTGLLSSCAREIEQKRPAAIILVDYPGFNLRLAKKIKHLSIPIIYYITPQVWAWGRKRVKDIRKLVDLSLVILPFEKPFFESHDINTEFVGHYLVEDIPNEYIASPVPDSTPPSLALLPGSRPQEIERMFAPMLEAARIFGKKYQMKVVVAAIKDVVDYESYLGGYADMDVTLSYDNSRRVVFDSTLVLTASGTATLETAIIGRPMVVIYKTGFLTYQIARRLVKLDKIALVNLVLDQKVVPELIQRQASPRRIADALEKLYTDSAYYQSVKAMLNHVPQLLGGEGASQRAARLIADRYLK from the coding sequence ATGGATACCACCGACATATTCTTATCGGCCGGAGATCCCTCCGGCGACAATGCCGCGGCCAGACTGGTTGAAAGCCTCAGGCAGATAAAACCCGAATGTCAAATTTTCGGACTGGGCGGCAATCGCCTTCGCAAACTCGGACAGCATCAACTGGCCAGACCGCAGGACCTGGCCGTCCTTGGGTTCTGGGAGGTCGCCAAACGAGCCCGCTTTTTTACCGGCCTTTTGTCATCGTGCGCTCGTGAGATTGAACAAAAACGTCCGGCCGCGATTATCCTCGTCGATTACCCCGGCTTCAACCTTCGCCTCGCCAAAAAGATTAAACACCTCTCGATCCCGATCATTTATTATATCACCCCACAGGTATGGGCGTGGGGAAGAAAGAGAGTTAAGGACATCCGAAAGCTGGTGGATCTGTCGCTGGTGATTCTCCCCTTCGAAAAACCGTTCTTCGAAAGTCACGACATCAACACCGAGTTCGTCGGTCACTACCTCGTGGAAGACATCCCGAATGAATATATTGCCTCGCCGGTTCCTGATTCCACGCCGCCGTCGCTCGCGCTTCTGCCGGGGTCGCGGCCGCAGGAAATTGAGCGGATGTTCGCGCCCATGCTCGAGGCGGCGCGGATTTTCGGCAAGAAGTATCAAATGAAAGTCGTCGTGGCCGCGATCAAGGACGTTGTCGATTACGAAAGCTATTTGGGTGGCTACGCTGATATGGACGTCACCCTTTCATACGATAATTCGCGGCGGGTCGTGTTCGATAGTACGCTCGTGCTCACGGCGTCCGGTACGGCTACGCTTGAGACAGCCATCATCGGCCGACCAATGGTCGTGATTTACAAGACCGGGTTTCTGACATACCAGATAGCGCGGCGACTGGTGAAGCTCGATAAAATTGCGCTCGTTAATCTGGTGCTCGACCAAAAAGTGGTGCCCGAACTGATACAACGGCAGGCCTCGCCGCGTCGGATTGCCGATGCCCTCGAAAAGCTGTACACCGACTCGGCGTACTATCAGTCGGTTAAAGCCATGTTGAACCACGTGCCGCAACTTCTCGGCGGAGAAGGGGCTTCAC
- a CDS encoding DUF4097 family beta strand repeat-containing protein — protein sequence MSKRLFGIFGFLMVTLLFAQGATSQVILPPTDEDRQPRIFIDMSRANLMAAEDYQDLIARLEQTAYDYQTYFSEYSSLYAKKYQMMLQKLIFKISEGKYSEDMEMLSDDITDMIETFAEDESDLQEVAKDRKLYRLSRGLQHELEMLNEELVEDIIDRVQDEEISLELIQEYIDAHREELEQAKEIIAETAKEYEALTRELAELRAEDSEARTELSFEQQKALEEITKLSMELAKMAILSIDSTGIYIHELPEISELPAPPVPPAPPNIVIGPKDRWFPLESGGAGATKEFADSLKVTSKSTPIFINSETGELRVTGWDRPMVAVNFDVEIVAEDEKTARAFTDEIEVKLFSNKEGVYLTSHFPSLSDPKRKIVRSALNIRVPYANSLVCENSFGKIDLVRVEGGVKMSTDYCDVSLENSAGRIDVVNSYGKVTVADCESDITIVNSQGPIMVYGCRGKFDIDNSYAEVEATENTGPMVIRNSGKVMVTDHEGKVDVNNSNGLVTISDVVGDVVVENSFKPLNVTDVEGSVDIRASSSPLDLHDIRGASRVFSQYGLIRCSDLSGPIDFTSENGKIELLAEERLRGPSSIKTQLGRVELTFSQEADVLVTASIEGGVVEVPRYANTRRDGGTTSVELKFGKGSNKLDITGDYTAIVIADSH from the coding sequence ATGAGCAAACGCTTGTTTGGCATATTCGGCTTTTTGATGGTTACCCTGCTTTTTGCGCAGGGCGCAACCAGTCAGGTAATCCTGCCTCCCACCGATGAGGACCGGCAGCCAAGGATCTTCATTGACATGTCCCGGGCTAATCTGATGGCAGCCGAAGACTATCAGGACCTGATAGCCCGTCTGGAACAAACCGCCTACGATTACCAGACCTACTTCTCCGAATACTCCAGCCTTTATGCCAAAAAGTACCAGATGATGCTTCAGAAGCTGATATTCAAGATCAGCGAGGGGAAATACTCCGAAGACATGGAAATGCTCTCCGATGATATCACGGATATGATAGAGACTTTTGCCGAAGATGAATCGGATTTGCAGGAGGTTGCCAAGGATCGCAAGCTTTACAGGCTGTCGAGAGGACTTCAGCATGAGCTCGAAATGCTCAATGAGGAGCTAGTGGAAGATATCATCGACAGGGTGCAAGACGAAGAAATCTCGTTAGAGCTGATTCAGGAGTACATCGACGCCCACCGCGAAGAGCTTGAGCAGGCAAAAGAAATCATAGCGGAGACAGCCAAGGAATATGAAGCGCTGACCAGGGAGCTCGCTGAGCTTCGCGCCGAAGATTCCGAGGCGCGAACCGAACTCAGCTTTGAACAGCAAAAAGCCCTTGAAGAAATCACAAAGCTGAGTATGGAGCTGGCCAAAATGGCGATACTCAGCATTGACTCGACGGGTATATACATACACGAACTGCCGGAGATTTCCGAATTGCCGGCTCCGCCGGTTCCGCCGGCTCCACCGAATATCGTGATTGGGCCAAAGGACAGGTGGTTTCCGCTCGAATCGGGTGGGGCGGGCGCTACCAAAGAGTTTGCCGACAGCCTCAAGGTGACATCAAAATCGACACCAATCTTTATCAACAGCGAGACCGGCGAACTGCGTGTGACCGGCTGGGACAGACCGATGGTGGCGGTAAATTTCGATGTCGAGATCGTGGCCGAAGATGAAAAAACGGCCAGGGCTTTCACCGACGAAATCGAAGTCAAACTGTTCTCCAACAAGGAAGGCGTATACCTGACATCGCACTTCCCCAGTCTCAGCGACCCCAAAAGAAAGATCGTCCGGAGCGCTCTGAATATCAGGGTGCCTTATGCCAACAGTCTCGTCTGCGAAAACTCGTTCGGAAAGATTGACCTGGTACGGGTGGAAGGTGGCGTCAAGATGAGTACCGATTACTGTGACGTGAGTCTGGAGAACTCGGCCGGGCGTATCGATGTGGTTAACTCATACGGCAAAGTCACGGTGGCGGATTGCGAATCCGATATCACCATAGTCAATTCCCAGGGGCCGATTATGGTCTACGGATGCCGCGGGAAGTTCGACATCGATAATTCATATGCCGAAGTTGAAGCCACGGAGAATACCGGACCAATGGTTATCCGCAATTCGGGTAAAGTGATGGTGACCGACCATGAAGGCAAAGTCGACGTGAACAACAGCAACGGCTTGGTGACTATATCGGATGTTGTCGGCGATGTAGTCGTGGAAAATTCCTTCAAACCCCTCAACGTTACGGATGTAGAGGGCTCCGTCGATATCCGCGCCTCGAGTTCACCGCTCGATCTGCACGACATCAGGGGAGCCTCACGCGTCTTCAGTCAGTATGGTCTGATCAGGTGTTCCGATTTGTCCGGCCCCATAGATTTCACGTCGGAGAACGGAAAGATCGAGCTTCTGGCCGAAGAGCGGTTGCGCGGTCCGTCATCGATCAAAACCCAACTGGGCAGGGTCGAGTTGACTTTTTCACAGGAGGCCGATGTGCTGGTAACGGCCTCAATCGAGGGCGGCGTCGTTGAGGTCCCCCGTTATGCTAACACGCGAAGGGATGGCGGGACAACCTCGGTGGAGCTCAAGTTCGGCAAAGGCTCCAATAAACTCGATATTACCGGCGATTACACCGCCATCGTCATCGCGGATTCTCATTAA
- a CDS encoding ribonuclease H-like domain-containing protein, protein MGDNSLHKKLDRFASAIKTPSSADTEPKIPDRYYRLCRAVGGEMVVGQAGAYCLSTTTYPLDYIHGNFVLSDFPLREPLPLSAFTALEQQGEVDISKTLFLDTETTGLGGAGAVAFLVGCGSVVKDGFEVRQYLLPDYSDEAAMLEDLLVEFGPDTTIVTYNGAAFDVPLIRDRMIINRVARQVEHEHHIDLLHCARRLFKRRLQDCRLVNVESQVFGFERVDDIPGYLIPSIYFEWLGGENLDMMPLVLQHNRLDIVSLFYLLGHVGRIHLERGEVLDSVDDLHSLSRVYARRGQPELVSEVFERLADRGGPALADDIVLFHSLNFKRSRDYLNAVPMWQALSESSSREAYWANIELAKYYEHFEQKPELAYRYTRRAQKICPYTGSRQIQLTKRLTRLAAKLKK, encoded by the coding sequence ATGGGCGATAACAGCCTGCACAAGAAACTCGACCGTTTTGCATCGGCCATAAAAACTCCGTCTTCAGCTGACACGGAGCCCAAAATTCCTGATCGTTATTATCGGCTCTGTCGGGCTGTCGGCGGTGAGATGGTTGTCGGGCAGGCCGGAGCGTACTGCCTGTCAACGACTACCTATCCTCTCGACTACATCCACGGCAATTTCGTGTTGTCGGATTTCCCGTTGCGTGAACCCCTGCCGCTGTCTGCCTTCACGGCTCTGGAACAACAGGGGGAAGTGGATATCTCGAAGACGCTGTTTCTGGATACGGAGACAACCGGCCTGGGCGGCGCCGGGGCGGTCGCCTTCCTGGTCGGCTGCGGGTCGGTGGTCAAGGACGGTTTCGAGGTGCGTCAGTATCTGCTTCCTGATTACTCCGATGAAGCCGCCATGCTCGAAGATCTGCTTGTGGAATTCGGCCCTGACACTACGATCGTTACTTACAACGGCGCCGCCTTCGATGTACCCCTGATTCGCGACAGGATGATAATCAATCGTGTCGCCAGACAGGTTGAACATGAGCACCACATAGACCTGCTTCACTGCGCGAGGAGACTTTTCAAGCGCCGCCTTCAGGACTGCCGTCTGGTCAATGTGGAGAGTCAGGTGTTCGGTTTCGAGAGAGTCGATGATATACCGGGCTACCTGATTCCATCGATTTATTTCGAATGGCTGGGGGGGGAAAACCTCGATATGATGCCGCTGGTACTCCAGCACAACCGTCTCGATATTGTTTCGCTCTTTTATCTTCTCGGTCATGTCGGGCGAATACATTTGGAGAGGGGAGAAGTGCTGGATTCCGTTGATGATCTTCACAGCCTCTCCAGAGTATATGCCCGTCGGGGGCAGCCCGAATTGGTCAGTGAAGTATTCGAGCGTCTTGCCGACCGGGGTGGACCTGCTCTGGCGGATGATATCGTTTTGTTTCACTCGCTTAATTTCAAGCGCAGCCGCGATTATTTGAACGCTGTCCCGATGTGGCAGGCGTTGAGCGAGTCCTCCTCGAGAGAGGCCTACTGGGCCAATATCGAGTTGGCCAAATATTACGAACATTTTGAGCAGAAGCCGGAACTGGCTTACCGATATACCAGGCGGGCGCAGAAGATTTGCCCCTACACAGGCTCCCGGCAGATTCAGTTGACAAAGCGACTTACACGGCTGGCCGCCAAGCTCAAAAAGTAG
- a CDS encoding HDOD domain-containing protein, with protein sequence MNQEIYTRIIEDHKELSSLPQTLSEVLRVTKDDGASAQDLAEVLMRDPALTAKLLRVVNSPFYGMSREITTLTQAVVTLGTRAVSALALSTSVYDVTGKWQSSIDRIRFWRHSLEVAIASRLIAEAVRYPSPEEAFVSGLLHDLGLLVLEKSFGDKFASVWRQASSGEELLAMEENSWGTNHARIGQFLLEQWKIPASICEAVGKHHNQFPPDVNEPEYRLPQIVVLANKISRFKVSRTSQQLPHELDHIDILRKNLNLPADRLRPIEEQLFSHTVEQAQFLEIDIGSPEDILTEANRMLYQHYHTVETLLKENTQMQKDMAQTNLEKAALESLKTITATFNHYINNAAATILGRAQLLELGVKRGEIIDNKNRTPLAIDVIINGVNTIQLVLEELRNLTSFDTAVYHDDTRIIDIENKIKQQLQSLQKTAQAQSAS encoded by the coding sequence ATGAACCAAGAGATTTACACCCGGATTATTGAAGACCACAAGGAATTATCCTCGCTGCCTCAGACTCTGTCGGAGGTACTAAGAGTCACCAAAGATGACGGCGCGTCGGCCCAGGATTTGGCCGAGGTGCTCATGCGCGATCCGGCCCTGACGGCCAAGCTGCTGCGGGTCGTGAACTCGCCGTTTTACGGCATGTCTCGCGAGATTACGACTCTCACTCAGGCGGTAGTAACGCTGGGGACAAGAGCCGTTTCGGCCCTGGCCCTGTCTACTTCGGTATATGATGTAACCGGTAAGTGGCAGTCAAGTATCGACCGGATAAGGTTCTGGCGGCACTCGCTCGAAGTGGCTATTGCGTCGCGCCTGATTGCCGAAGCGGTACGTTATCCGAGCCCCGAAGAAGCTTTCGTTTCCGGCCTGCTTCACGATCTGGGCCTGCTGGTGCTCGAGAAGTCTTTCGGGGATAAGTTCGCCTCCGTGTGGCGGCAGGCTTCCAGCGGCGAGGAGCTTCTGGCTATGGAAGAAAACTCCTGGGGGACAAATCACGCCCGCATAGGTCAGTTTCTTCTGGAGCAGTGGAAAATACCGGCTTCAATCTGCGAAGCCGTGGGCAAACACCACAACCAGTTCCCCCCGGATGTAAATGAACCCGAGTATCGTCTGCCTCAAATCGTTGTGCTCGCCAATAAAATCTCGCGTTTCAAGGTCTCCAGGACAAGCCAGCAACTCCCCCACGAACTAGACCATATCGATATCCTGCGCAAGAATCTCAATCTACCGGCCGACCGTCTGCGTCCCATCGAGGAACAACTTTTCAGCCATACTGTCGAGCAGGCTCAATTTCTCGAAATTGATATCGGTTCGCCCGAAGACATTCTGACCGAGGCCAACCGGATGCTTTACCAGCATTACCACACGGTCGAGACATTGCTCAAAGAAAACACGCAGATGCAAAAGGATATGGCCCAGACGAATCTCGAAAAAGCGGCCCTCGAGTCTCTGAAAACCATCACCGCCACGTTCAATCACTATATCAACAACGCCGCGGCCACCATCCTCGGAAGAGCGCAGCTTCTGGAACTCGGCGTCAAACGCGGTGAGATTATCGACAACAAAAATCGCACTCCGCTGGCTATCGACGTAATTATCAACGGCGTAAATACCATCCAGCTTGTGCTCGAAGAGTTGCGCAACCTCACCAGCTTTGATACGGCCGTCTATCACGACGATACCCGTATTATAGACATCGAGAACAAAATCAAGCAGCAGCTTCAGAGTCTTCAGAAAACAGCCCAGGCACAATCCGCAAGCTGA
- a CDS encoding type II CAAX endopeptidase family protein, whose product MHQDQFERIEIYEPSIPQPDDNQRFKERFGNDGFRISTMTWLSLLFLVVGYPLMTWGFEEDPTALLKQLNEGLRIIVLVATIIFQWCIFFMLWIATYREKTDLKGIGLKKIRGIDFAWAGAFLPASFAIIAGVEWLLAQMGMPMPGEIGLLIPEDTFGRIIWVAVSFTAGFCEETAFRGYLMTRLRMVFNLQNWVIPAIVSSLLFGACHSYQGWPGFIAISIYGLLFALLYIRTASIWPCVIAHSLIDIGALFFPQ is encoded by the coding sequence GTGCACCAAGACCAGTTCGAGCGCATAGAAATTTACGAACCATCAATACCCCAGCCCGACGATAATCAAAGGTTCAAAGAGCGGTTCGGCAATGACGGTTTCCGGATCTCTACCATGACCTGGCTGTCGCTTTTGTTCCTCGTAGTCGGCTATCCCCTGATGACCTGGGGTTTCGAAGAAGACCCCACGGCGCTGCTCAAGCAGCTTAACGAAGGGCTCAGAATCATTGTCCTGGTAGCCACGATAATATTCCAGTGGTGCATTTTCTTTATGCTCTGGATAGCTACCTACCGCGAGAAAACCGACCTCAAAGGAATCGGCCTAAAGAAGATTCGGGGGATCGATTTCGCGTGGGCGGGGGCGTTCCTGCCCGCGTCGTTCGCAATAATCGCCGGAGTGGAATGGCTGTTGGCCCAGATGGGGATGCCCATGCCCGGCGAGATCGGACTGCTCATCCCGGAGGACACCTTTGGGCGAATTATATGGGTGGCGGTATCGTTTACAGCCGGCTTCTGCGAAGAGACCGCCTTCCGCGGCTACCTCATGACCCGTTTGCGCATGGTGTTCAACCTGCAAAACTGGGTTATCCCTGCCATAGTATCATCGCTTCTTTTCGGCGCCTGCCATTCCTATCAGGGCTGGCCGGGTTTTATCGCCATCAGCATTTACGGGCTTTTGTTTGCCCTGCTTTACATCCGCACCGCTTCAATCTGGCCGTGTGTCATAGCTCACTCCTTGATTGACATCGGGGCTCTGTTTTTCCCGCAGTAA
- a CDS encoding bifunctional UDP-3-O-[3-hydroxymyristoyl] N-acetylglucosamine deacetylase/3-hydroxyacyl-ACP dehydratase: protein MYEKQRTIKQEISLSGVGLHTGTNCRMTFKPAPPDTGIRFVRADLPEQPWVIADIDHVVDISRGTTLQHGEARVHTVEHVLAAFAGLQLDNMIVELDSHEPPVGDGSAKPYVDKLLEAGIENQDADKVYLEIDAPMAYSEKDRGVDLVVAPSDDLRITFMIDYKSPALGTQYTSLVDLEKEFVEEFAPARTFCFLSEVEMLKKAGLIRGGGLDNAVVIYDSDLGQIEVDRIRKALNLKEKAFVGETGIINDVPLRFYNEPVRHKTLDLLGDLMLIGVPFKGHVLAARSGHKANVELAKRMRQLYQKKKIAGRFTKKKSEAFFNIESILEIMPHRYPFLLIDRVLDLEPDKSVVAIKNVTINEPFFQGHFPGHPVMPGVLILEAMAQAGGVLLLNAIEDPQTKVVYFMSIDNAKFRKPVTPGDQLRFELEMHAFRRNTCKMSGKAFVGEDLVAGADFMAMVMDR from the coding sequence ATGTACGAAAAACAACGCACGATTAAACAAGAGATTTCCCTGTCCGGTGTGGGACTTCACACCGGCACTAATTGCCGGATGACTTTCAAGCCGGCGCCGCCCGATACCGGCATAAGGTTCGTCAGGGCCGACCTGCCGGAGCAACCCTGGGTCATTGCCGATATCGATCACGTGGTCGATATCTCCCGCGGCACCACCTTGCAGCATGGAGAAGCGAGGGTTCATACTGTCGAACACGTCCTTGCCGCTTTCGCGGGTCTTCAACTTGATAACATGATTGTCGAACTGGACAGTCACGAACCGCCGGTTGGCGATGGATCGGCCAAGCCGTATGTCGATAAGCTGCTCGAGGCCGGCATTGAGAATCAGGATGCCGACAAGGTGTATCTGGAAATCGACGCCCCGATGGCTTACAGTGAGAAAGACCGCGGGGTCGATCTGGTGGTGGCGCCGTCCGATGACCTCCGCATAACCTTCATGATCGATTACAAAAGCCCGGCTCTCGGGACGCAGTACACTTCGCTGGTCGATCTCGAAAAAGAGTTTGTCGAGGAGTTCGCGCCCGCGCGCACTTTTTGTTTCCTTTCGGAAGTGGAGATGCTCAAAAAAGCCGGCCTGATAAGGGGCGGCGGGCTGGATAACGCCGTAGTTATTTACGACTCCGATCTCGGGCAGATCGAAGTGGACCGTATTCGCAAAGCTCTCAACCTGAAAGAAAAAGCCTTCGTGGGGGAGACCGGGATAATCAACGATGTTCCCCTGCGCTTCTACAACGAACCGGTACGTCACAAGACACTCGACCTGCTCGGCGACCTCATGCTGATTGGCGTTCCCTTCAAAGGCCACGTTCTGGCGGCGAGATCGGGCCACAAGGCCAATGTTGAGCTCGCCAAACGGATGCGCCAGCTCTACCAGAAAAAGAAAATCGCGGGCCGGTTTACGAAAAAGAAAAGCGAAGCTTTTTTCAATATCGAATCGATTCTCGAAATCATGCCCCATCGTTATCCGTTTTTGCTAATCGATCGCGTTCTGGATCTGGAGCCGGATAAGAGTGTGGTAGCGATCAAGAATGTCACCATAAACGAGCCGTTCTTCCAGGGACATTTCCCCGGACATCCGGTTATGCCGGGGGTGTTGATTCTCGAGGCGATGGCTCAGGCGGGCGGGGTGCTGCTTTTGAACGCTATCGAGGATCCTCAAACGAAAGTGGTCTATTTCATGTCAATAGATAACGCCAAATTCCGCAAGCCGGTAACTCCCGGCGATCAACTTCGTTTCGAGCTCGAAATGCACGCCTTCCGACGTAACACGTGCAAAATGTCGGGCAAAGCCTTTGTCGGCGAGGACCTCGTTGCCGGCGCCGATTTCATGGCTATGGTGATGGATCGATGA
- a CDS encoding Gfo/Idh/MocA family oxidoreductase has protein sequence MPKIKTAVVGVGALGRHHLRWLSQLEQSDLVGLYDTDTDKAARYAEEYKVEAFTSLEKLAGRVEAVSIVVPTTHHHDIAALLIDRGIHCLIEKPVTLSVEQAAELAEAARRKNVKVTVGQIESFNPAVRALSTFDIHPAFIEAHRLAAFDPRGTDVAVVLDLMIHDIDLVLWFIKANIVDIQASAVAVASETVDIANARLTFDNGAVANLTASRISLNPMRKLRIFQQSGYFSLDLAKKQADVYRMARPNEPAEGLRLPLGKSGKDIIYVKKEDDGQDMLAAELGAFLDAVAGNRPVVVTLERATEALRVALEIERIGKESLARMLTANPT, from the coding sequence ATGCCCAAAATCAAAACAGCGGTAGTCGGGGTTGGAGCACTCGGACGCCATCACCTCAGATGGCTCTCGCAACTGGAACAATCCGATCTTGTCGGTCTGTATGACACCGATACCGATAAGGCCGCCAGGTATGCCGAGGAGTACAAAGTCGAGGCTTTTACTTCTCTGGAGAAGCTTGCCGGGCGGGTCGAGGCGGTCTCCATTGTCGTCCCCACCACGCACCATCATGATATCGCCGCCCTGCTGATCGACCGCGGTATCCACTGCCTGATAGAAAAGCCGGTGACTCTTTCGGTCGAGCAGGCCGCCGAATTGGCCGAGGCGGCACGCAGGAAAAATGTCAAAGTTACTGTCGGGCAAATCGAGAGTTTCAATCCGGCCGTGCGAGCGCTGAGCACGTTCGATATCCATCCGGCGTTCATCGAAGCCCACCGTCTGGCAGCCTTCGATCCCCGCGGGACCGATGTCGCGGTTGTGCTGGACCTGATGATTCATGATATCGATCTCGTGCTCTGGTTTATCAAAGCCAACATCGTTGATATCCAGGCCTCGGCGGTCGCGGTTGCCTCTGAAACCGTCGATATCGCCAACGCCCGGCTGACATTTGATAACGGCGCGGTGGCCAACCTGACCGCCTCGCGAATCTCGCTCAACCCTATGCGCAAACTCCGCATCTTCCAGCAGTCGGGTTATTTCTCGCTCGACCTGGCGAAAAAACAGGCTGATGTATATCGAATGGCCCGTCCGAATGAACCAGCCGAGGGCCTCAGGTTGCCGCTCGGCAAATCGGGCAAGGATATCATCTACGTGAAGAAAGAAGATGATGGTCAGGATATGCTCGCGGCCGAGCTTGGGGCTTTCCTGGATGCTGTCGCGGGTAACAGGCCGGTGGTCGTGACGCTGGAACGCGCCACCGAAGCGCTCAGGGTCGCTCTGGAGATTGAAAGGATTGGCAAGGAGTCGCTGGCGCGGATGTTGACCGCGAACCCGACATAA
- a CDS encoding hydrolase, translating to MLRKEDAVLVVIDIQGRLATLMQRQEALFANVIRMIKGAGVLGVPVIWTEQLPDKLGRTAPEITAALEGIAPLVKKTFSCCGDRNFLAQLKTLKRKQLLLTGIETHICVYQTAMDLRKDGYEVYVVRDAVSSRIEDNYQLGLERMKDAGAIMTSVEMSLFEMLTVAEGDLFKQIIQIVK from the coding sequence ATGCTTAGAAAAGAAGATGCTGTTTTAGTTGTTATCGATATTCAGGGCAGGCTGGCCACTCTGATGCAACGGCAGGAGGCGCTATTCGCCAATGTGATCCGGATGATAAAAGGGGCAGGTGTGCTCGGGGTTCCCGTCATATGGACCGAGCAACTTCCCGACAAACTCGGCAGGACCGCCCCCGAAATCACAGCGGCTCTCGAAGGAATCGCTCCTCTGGTAAAAAAGACTTTCAGTTGCTGCGGCGACAGGAACTTTCTGGCGCAACTGAAAACGCTCAAGCGCAAACAGCTTCTGCTCACCGGCATAGAAACGCACATCTGTGTCTATCAGACGGCCATGGATCTGCGCAAGGACGGCTACGAGGTTTATGTCGTGCGCGACGCGGTGTCGTCTCGAATCGAAGATAATTACCAACTCGGCCTCGAGCGGATGAAAGACGCCGGCGCGATTATGACGAGTGTCGAAATGTCGCTTTTTGAGATGCTCACTGTGGCCGAAGGGGACTTGTTCAAACAGATAATCCAGATCGTGAAATGA